From Calothrix sp. PCC 6303, a single genomic window includes:
- a CDS encoding GDSL-type esterase/lipase family protein, with translation MNSEKSSQARICFLGESFVNGTGDPECLGWTGRVCADVNRKGNNITYYNLGVRGETTTELKLRYLQELKYRLPQECDGRVVFSFGVNDTFIKNDATRVSLVNSIIHTREILKNTKALYPVLMVSPPPVLELEHNHKIRELSKHFELTCKRLEIPYLDVFSILEKSQTWKDEIRGNDGSHPRAGGYTEFSELVKTWDAWLNWFPNLTE, from the coding sequence GTGAACTCTGAAAAATCCTCTCAAGCGAGAATTTGTTTTTTAGGTGAATCCTTTGTTAATGGTACTGGTGATCCAGAGTGCCTGGGTTGGACAGGTCGAGTTTGTGCTGATGTAAATCGCAAAGGTAACAATATTACATATTACAATTTAGGTGTGAGAGGGGAAACAACCACAGAGTTAAAGCTGCGTTACTTACAAGAACTTAAATATCGTTTGCCGCAGGAATGTGACGGGAGAGTTGTATTTTCTTTCGGGGTGAATGATACTTTTATAAAAAATGATGCAACTCGCGTCTCTCTGGTTAATTCTATTATTCATACTCGTGAAATATTAAAAAATACGAAGGCATTATATCCCGTTTTAATGGTGAGTCCACCACCAGTTTTAGAGTTAGAGCATAACCACAAAATACGTGAATTATCCAAGCATTTTGAGTTGACTTGTAAACGTTTAGAAATACCTTATCTTGATGTTTTTTCAATATTAGAAAAATCACAGACTTGGAAAGATGAAATTAGAGGTAATGACGGCTCACATCCTCGCGCAGGAGGGTATACAGAGTTTTCAGAATTAGTAAAAACATGGGATGCTTGGTTAAATTGGTTTCCAAATTTAACTGAATGA
- a CDS encoding ribulose bisphosphate carboxylase small subunit, which yields MQTLPKERRYETLSYLPPLTDVQITKQVQYILDQGYIPGIEFNETSEPTECYWTMWKLPLFNSRTTQEVLGEVQQCRSQYANHYIRVVGFDNVKQCQILSFIVHKPNQGGYRY from the coding sequence ATGCAAACTTTACCAAAAGAGCGTCGTTACGAAACCCTATCCTACCTTCCTCCTTTAACCGACGTTCAAATCACCAAGCAAGTTCAATACATCTTGGATCAAGGTTATATTCCCGGAATTGAATTTAACGAAACTTCTGAACCTACAGAATGCTATTGGACAATGTGGAAATTGCCTTTGTTCAATTCACGCACCACTCAGGAAGTTTTGGGTGAAGTTCAACAATGTCGTTCTCAGTATGCTAATCACTACATCCGCGTAGTTGGTTTTGACAACGTTAAGCAGTGCCAAATTCTCAGCTTTATTGTTCACAAACCAAATCAAGGTGGTTACAGATACTAA
- the rcbX gene encoding RuBisCO chaperone RbcX, whose translation MNIKQIAKDTAKTLQSYLTYQAMRTVYNQLDETNPPLAFWLHNFSSGKVQNGEAFIEQLFQEKPELALRIMTVREHIAAEVAEYLPEMVQTGIQQSNMEHRRQHLERVTQVILSDPSSQTDQQPTIEADESIET comes from the coding sequence ATGAATATCAAGCAGATTGCGAAAGATACGGCAAAAACGTTGCAAAGTTACCTGACATATCAGGCAATGCGGACAGTTTACAACCAGTTAGACGAGACAAATCCCCCTTTGGCATTTTGGCTGCATAACTTTTCATCAGGTAAAGTCCAAAACGGGGAAGCCTTTATTGAGCAGTTGTTTCAAGAAAAACCTGAGTTAGCACTGCGAATTATGACAGTGCGGGAACACATAGCCGCAGAAGTTGCCGAGTACTTGCCAGAAATGGTGCAAACAGGTATTCAGCAATCAAATATGGAACATCGTCGTCAGCATCTTGAACGGGTTACGCAAGTTATTCTTTCTGATCCTAGTTCCCAAACAGATCAGCAACCAACTATAGAAGCAGATGAAAGTATAGAAACCTAA
- a CDS encoding form I ribulose bisphosphate carboxylase large subunit, translating to MSYAQTKTQAKSGYQAGVKDYRLTYYTPDYTPKDTDILAAFRMTPQPGVPPEEAGAAVAAESSTGTWTTVWTDLLTDLDRYKGRCYDIEPVAGEDNQYIAYIAYPLDLFEEGSVTNMLTSIVGNVFGFKALRALRLEDLRIPVAYLKTFQGPPHGIQVERDKLNKYGRPLLGCTIKPKLGLSAKNYGRAVYECLRGGLDFTKDDENINSQPFQRWRDRFLFVAEAIKKAQAETGEIKGHYLNVTAPTCEEMMKRAEFAKELEMPIVMHDYLTAGFTANTTLAHWCRDNGILLHIHRAMHAVIDRQKNHGIHFRVLAKTLRMSGGDHIHTGTVVGKLEGEKGITMGFVDLLRENYVEQDKSRGIYFTQDWASMPGVMAVASGGIHVWHMPALVEIFGDDSVLQFGGGTLGHPWGNAPGATANRVALEACIQARNEGRNLAREGNDVIREACKWSPELAVACELWKEIKFEFEAMDTV from the coding sequence ATGTCTTACGCTCAAACTAAGACTCAAGCCAAATCAGGGTATCAGGCTGGGGTAAAAGATTACAGATTAACTTATTACACTCCAGATTACACACCTAAAGATACAGATATTTTAGCTGCATTCCGGATGACTCCTCAGCCTGGAGTGCCACCCGAAGAAGCTGGTGCGGCTGTTGCGGCTGAGTCTTCTACTGGTACTTGGACAACTGTATGGACAGACTTGCTGACTGACTTGGATCGTTACAAAGGTCGTTGCTACGACATCGAACCAGTTGCTGGTGAAGATAACCAATACATTGCTTATATTGCTTATCCCCTCGATTTGTTCGAGGAAGGTTCTGTAACCAACATGTTGACCTCGATTGTAGGTAACGTGTTTGGTTTCAAAGCTTTGCGTGCATTGCGTTTGGAAGACTTGCGGATTCCTGTAGCATACTTGAAGACCTTCCAAGGTCCTCCACATGGTATCCAAGTAGAGCGCGACAAATTAAACAAATATGGTCGTCCTTTGTTGGGTTGTACAATCAAACCAAAATTAGGTTTGTCTGCTAAAAACTACGGACGCGCTGTATATGAGTGTCTGCGCGGTGGTTTGGACTTCACCAAAGATGACGAAAACATCAATTCACAACCCTTCCAACGTTGGCGCGATCGCTTCTTGTTTGTAGCAGAAGCAATCAAGAAAGCACAGGCAGAAACCGGCGAAATCAAAGGTCACTACCTCAACGTTACCGCTCCTACCTGCGAAGAAATGATGAAACGGGCTGAGTTCGCTAAAGAACTTGAAATGCCTATCGTTATGCATGACTACCTCACCGCAGGTTTCACCGCTAACACCACCTTGGCTCACTGGTGCCGCGACAATGGTATCTTGCTACACATCCACCGTGCCATGCACGCGGTAATCGACCGTCAAAAGAACCACGGTATCCACTTCCGTGTATTAGCTAAAACCCTCCGCATGTCTGGTGGAGACCACATCCACACCGGAACCGTTGTGGGTAAACTCGAAGGTGAAAAAGGTATCACCATGGGCTTTGTGGACTTACTACGTGAAAACTACGTAGAACAAGACAAGTCGCGCGGTATCTACTTTACCCAAGACTGGGCTTCCATGCCCGGAGTAATGGCAGTTGCTTCCGGTGGTATCCACGTATGGCACATGCCCGCATTGGTTGAAATCTTCGGCGACGACTCCGTACTTCAGTTCGGTGGTGGTACCTTAGGACACCCATGGGGTAATGCACCTGGTGCAACCGCAAACCGTGTTGCTTTGGAAGCTTGTATCCAAGCACGTAACGAAGGTCGTAACTTGGCTCGTGAAGGTAACGACGTAATCCGTGAAGCTTGTAAATGGTCTCCAGAATTGGCTGTTGCTTGCGAACTGTGGAAAGAAATCAAGTTCGAGTTCGAGGCAATGGATACAGTCTGA
- a CDS encoding two-component regulator propeller domain-containing protein, which translates to MIFTRKYLNLVISSVFGTFLALNWLNIAVIAQNVPEVNDPGELTPSYPTSAPPPRDENIPGGAEVDYRVNALQTDFTGNLWVGSWRSLSRIDPNTGRILARVNLPNLAIGALAQDKVGRLWVGTYEGLKRIDLQTNEITAQNLLLPSKRVLSLLVDKRGYMWTGTDNGLALVSPDQGLIMTTVKNLPGVSANAMTLDADGQLWVGTLDGLVRVNTANALILKRITNLPGTNVQTLAISPQGLIWAGMPNNLLVINPKNGIVLRSVTPLRGKNVTSVRFAKDGSVWVGTSNGLLRLNPNTGAVLDQVAGLPSSRVLALAPDTGNKLWVGTSEGLAWLMPKMPKAKSHLAFSREVK; encoded by the coding sequence GTGATTTTTACCCGTAAGTATTTAAATTTAGTCATAAGTTCAGTTTTTGGGACTTTTTTGGCTTTAAATTGGTTAAATATAGCTGTAATTGCCCAAAATGTACCTGAAGTTAATGATCCAGGCGAATTAACACCTAGTTATCCAACCTCAGCACCACCACCACGAGATGAAAACATTCCTGGTGGTGCAGAAGTAGACTACCGTGTGAATGCCTTACAAACAGATTTCACAGGTAATCTGTGGGTAGGTTCTTGGCGGAGCTTATCACGGATTGACCCCAACACAGGCAGAATTTTGGCAAGAGTGAATTTGCCAAATTTAGCCATAGGGGCATTAGCACAGGATAAAGTTGGGCGTTTGTGGGTGGGAACTTACGAAGGTTTGAAACGTATAGATTTACAAACAAATGAAATTACGGCTCAAAATCTGCTGCTACCTTCCAAAAGAGTTTTATCTTTATTAGTTGACAAACGTGGTTATATGTGGACGGGTACTGATAACGGATTAGCTTTAGTGAGTCCAGATCAGGGTTTAATTATGACAACAGTCAAAAACCTACCTGGAGTTAGTGCTAATGCCATGACATTAGATGCAGATGGACAACTTTGGGTAGGAACTTTAGATGGATTGGTACGAGTCAATACTGCGAATGCACTGATTTTAAAACGTATTACTAATTTACCTGGCACTAATGTCCAAACCTTGGCAATTAGTCCCCAGGGATTGATTTGGGCAGGAATGCCAAATAATCTTTTGGTAATTAACCCCAAAAATGGCATTGTGTTGAGGTCTGTGACACCTTTACGTGGTAAAAACGTAACATCTGTTCGTTTCGCTAAAGATGGTAGTGTTTGGGTTGGTACTAGTAATGGTTTACTCAGGTTAAACCCGAATACTGGGGCTGTTTTGGATCAAGTTGCAGGTTTACCGTCAAGTCGTGTTCTTGCGCTTGCTCCCGATACAGGTAATAAACTATGGGTTGGTACAAGTGAGGGTTTAGCTTGGTTAATGCCAAAAATGCCTAAAGCTAAGTCACATTTAGCTTTTAGTCGGGAAGTGAAGTAA
- the panB gene encoding 3-methyl-2-oxobutanoate hydroxymethyltransferase: MPVTIQQLIQWKQKNRPIVALTAWDYITAQLIDAAGVDLILVGDSMAAVLGYENTLPITLEEMLFHAKSVRRGIKQALMVVDLPFLTYQESVQQAMQSAGRVLKETGAQAVKLEGGYPAIAQTIERLVQAGIPVMGHVGLTPQSVHQLGLKQQGKTDTESEKILKQAIALEEAGAFSVVLEHIPNELALQITQKLSIPTIGIGAGVHCDGQVLVTSDLLGLSERQPPFAKVYTNLREQITEAVEAYSLEVREQKFPQ, from the coding sequence ATGCCAGTCACCATCCAACAGTTAATTCAGTGGAAACAAAAAAACCGTCCAATTGTAGCGTTAACAGCGTGGGATTATATTACTGCCCAACTTATTGATGCTGCTGGTGTGGATTTAATTTTGGTTGGTGATTCTATGGCAGCTGTATTGGGGTATGAAAATACACTACCAATCACTTTGGAAGAAATGTTATTTCATGCCAAATCTGTGCGGAGAGGGATTAAGCAAGCTTTGATGGTGGTAGATTTACCATTTTTGACGTATCAAGAAAGCGTACAGCAAGCAATGCAATCGGCTGGGAGGGTACTGAAAGAAACAGGAGCACAAGCCGTTAAACTCGAAGGTGGATATCCAGCGATCGCTCAAACAATCGAGCGCTTGGTACAGGCGGGAATCCCGGTGATGGGACATGTGGGTTTAACTCCCCAATCGGTTCATCAATTGGGGTTAAAGCAGCAGGGGAAAACCGATACCGAAAGTGAAAAGATTTTAAAACAAGCGATCGCACTTGAGGAAGCAGGTGCATTTTCCGTTGTTTTGGAACATATTCCCAATGAGTTGGCATTACAAATTACTCAAAAACTCAGTATTCCCACTATTGGGATTGGGGCTGGAGTGCATTGCGATGGTCAAGTTTTAGTCACTTCAGACTTATTGGGACTTTCAGAAAGACAACCGCCATTCGCCAAAGTTTATACAAACTTACGCGAACAAATTACTGAAGCGGTGGAAGCATATAGTCTGGAAGTCAGAGAACAAAAGTTTCCACAGTAA
- a CDS encoding DUF2808 domain-containing protein: MRRLFSTLAITSCLLAGVPAVSLAQSGLILFGGVKGENQLSYRTDFGGQSNAWDRYRFRISNKKLKVAVAQFIIRYPEYYKGTFDPKKIEVKAGDKKIALSEVKWDKDNHVLEIFPQEAIPAGKNVEIILSNVKNPSFGGMYYFHCSVQSPGDVPLSRYIGTWILSIQ; the protein is encoded by the coding sequence ATGCGTCGTTTATTTTCCACCCTTGCAATAACCAGTTGTTTACTAGCGGGAGTACCTGCTGTTAGTTTAGCTCAATCTGGATTGATATTGTTCGGTGGTGTCAAAGGTGAAAATCAACTTAGTTATCGCACAGATTTTGGCGGACAATCTAACGCTTGGGATCGTTACCGATTCAGAATTTCCAATAAAAAGTTAAAAGTTGCTGTTGCCCAATTTATCATCAGATACCCTGAATACTACAAGGGTACTTTCGATCCGAAAAAAATTGAAGTCAAAGCTGGAGACAAGAAAATCGCATTATCAGAAGTAAAATGGGATAAAGATAATCACGTCTTGGAAATTTTTCCCCAGGAAGCTATCCCAGCTGGTAAAAATGTTGAAATTATTCTGTCGAATGTGAAAAATCCTTCTTTTGGCGGGATGTATTACTTCCACTGTTCTGTACAATCACCTGGAGATGTACCACTATCGCGCTACATAGGTACTTGGATTCTCAGCATACAGTAA
- a CDS encoding Re/Si-specific NAD(P)(+) transhydrogenase subunit alpha gives MRIAVAKEIEVCERRVAMIPDVVAKLVKQGLEVFVEAGAGERSFISDAAYEAAGATITADTAKIWCEADILLKVSPPQIRDDGRSEVDLLKEGAVLISFLNPLGNPAIAQRLAERKITAMSMELIPRSTRAQSMDALSSQASIAGYKAVLIAAAALPKYFPMLTTAAGTIAPAKVFIMGAGVAGLQAIATARRMGSIVEAFDIRPAVKEEVQSLGAKFVEVKLDEETTAAGGYAKEISEESKKRTQELVAQHVKNADVVITTAQVPGRKAPLLVTEEMVMQMKPGSVIVDIAAEQGGNCACTEPGKDIIKHGVTIIGPINLPSSVPVHASQLYAKNVTSLLQLMVNKEKTLEINFADDIIEATCITHGGEIRNARVKEALQTPAAK, from the coding sequence ATGAGAATTGCTGTTGCCAAAGAAATCGAAGTTTGTGAACGTCGTGTAGCGATGATTCCTGATGTTGTGGCAAAACTTGTTAAACAGGGATTAGAAGTTTTTGTAGAAGCAGGTGCAGGAGAAAGATCATTTATTAGCGATGCGGCATATGAAGCTGCTGGTGCCACAATAACTGCTGATACAGCGAAAATTTGGTGTGAAGCTGATATTTTGCTGAAAGTTAGTCCACCGCAAATTCGGGATGATGGACGTTCGGAAGTAGATTTGCTCAAAGAAGGAGCAGTTTTAATTAGCTTTTTGAACCCTTTGGGAAATCCAGCGATCGCACAACGGCTGGCAGAGCGTAAAATTACTGCCATGAGTATGGAATTGATTCCCCGCAGTACCAGAGCGCAAAGCATGGATGCTTTATCTTCCCAAGCATCGATTGCGGGGTACAAAGCTGTGTTGATAGCAGCAGCAGCATTACCCAAATACTTCCCCATGCTGACAACAGCAGCCGGGACAATAGCACCCGCCAAAGTATTTATTATGGGGGCAGGGGTCGCTGGCTTACAAGCGATCGCCACAGCCAGAAGAATGGGTTCCATCGTGGAAGCATTTGATATTCGTCCCGCAGTGAAAGAAGAAGTCCAAAGTTTAGGGGCAAAATTCGTTGAAGTGAAACTTGACGAAGAAACCACCGCAGCAGGTGGATATGCAAAGGAAATCTCGGAAGAAAGCAAAAAGCGCACCCAGGAATTAGTTGCACAGCACGTCAAAAATGCTGATGTTGTTATTACTACCGCTCAAGTACCCGGTAGAAAAGCACCATTACTAGTTACTGAAGAAATGGTAATGCAAATGAAACCCGGTTCAGTTATTGTTGATATCGCAGCTGAACAAGGTGGAAACTGTGCTTGTACCGAACCAGGTAAAGATATTATTAAACACGGTGTCACCATCATTGGTCCCATCAACCTACCATCATCAGTACCGGTTCACGCCAGCCAATTGTACGCCAAGAATGTCACATCATTACTTCAACTAATGGTGAACAAAGAGAAAACCTTGGAAATCAACTTTGCCGACGACATCATCGAAGCAACTTGTATTACCCATGGTGGAGAAATTCGCAACGCACGAGTGAAAGAAGCATTGCAAACCCCAGCAGCTAAATAG